The nucleotide sequence ccctaaaggactgatagctccaccctaaaggactgatagctccaccttaaaggactgatagctcctccctaaaggactgatagctccaccctaaaggactgatagctcctccttaaaggactgatagctcctccttaaaggactgatagctcctccctaaaggactaatagctcctCCTTAAAGGAcaaatagctcctccctaaaggactgatagctccaccctaaaggactgatagctcctccctaaaggactgatagctcctccctaaaggactaatagctactccctaaaggactgatagctcctccctaaaggactgatagctccaccctaaaggactgatagctcctccctaaaggactaatagctactccctaaaggactgatagctcctccctaaaggactgatagctcctccctaaaggactgatagctacTCCCTAAAGGagtgatagctcctccctaaaggactgatagctccaccctaaaggactgatagctcctccctaaaggactgatagctcctccctaaaggactaatagctactccctaaaggactgatagctcctccctaaaggactgatagctcctccctaaaggactgatagctcctccctaaaggactgatagctcctccttaaaggactgatagctcctccctaaaggactgatagctccaccttaaaggactgatagctccaccctaaaggactgatagctcctccttaaaggactgatagctcctccctaaaggactgatagctcctccctaaaggactgatagctcctccttaaaggactgatagctcctccctaaaggactgatagctcctccctaaaggactgatagctcctccctaaaggactgatagctccaccctaaaggtctGATAGCTCCTCCTTAAACGACTGATAACTAATATTTTTTTGGTTATTACCGTATACCATAATAAAAGCGTCAGCAATTAATCGCAACAGGAAAACTGGATACTGTCATAGGCCTACCTCATAGACGAAGAAGATCTTGGACATGTAGTCGATGATGAGCACTTTGGCCCAGTACGGCACCGGTTTGGCCTCTGCGCCGCAGAAATGAATGTTCATGATGAAGATGGTCAGAGCGGTGGACGCCGTGATCATGGTCATCGTCGCTATGTAGTATTTAGCTGGAAAATATATGAACAGAGGTACTAAACAGCGGCTTGCTTGTTTGCAAATGCCATATATCAAGTTACATCACTTACAGGGTTATAGGGCTCAGGTTGTTTATGTAAACAGAAAATGTGACATTCTCATAGTCGCCCACATGTAAGTGGTTTCAGCAAAGTAATCCAGTTCCAGTAACTCTTGGCTTGCCTATATTTCACAGTAATTGGTTGCTGTCTGGTGCTTTTCGCTATACATTTGCATAAAGTCGAAAAATGTCCAACCTTCTAGTGCTCTCAGCTGGTCTCAGTGCTTTCTCTGTGCCACTTTCAAAATCTTCTGTACCCAGTGGAGAtgcccttgagcaaggcaccGAACCCCTAACTCTGCTCTGGGTGTgtgctcactgtgtgtgtgtgtgtgtgtgtgtgtgctttcacCCCTcactcaaaatgtgtgtgtgtgtgtgcacttggatgAGTTAAAAGCAGTGGAAAAATCCTACTTGACAAGGCTCACTTTCACTTTACATTATTGTGGCCCGGCAGAAACTCTTTCATGACCCAGTACTGGGTCACGACTGGGTCACTAGGCGGTAAACTCACCAATGAGAGACTAACTTCGCTTTCACATACACCTTTACTTTATGTTCTTGTGGCCCGGAAGAATCTCTTTCACGATCGGTACTGGGTCACTAATGGGTCATTAGTCGACTGACTCACCGATCAGAGACTAACTTTACTTTCAGTTTCACTTTACAGCCCGATGGATACTGTTTTCACATGTTACTGGGTCACTAATGGGTCATTAGCCGATAGACTCACTAATCAGAGACTAACTTCACTTTCACATACACCTTTACTTTATGTTCTTTTGGCCCGGTAGAATCTCTTTCACGATCGGTACTGGGTCACTAATGGGTCATTAGCCGATAAACTGACTGATCAGAGACTAACTTCACTTCCAGTTTCACTTTAAGTTCTTGCGGCCCGATGGAAACTGTTTTCACATGTTACTGGGTCATTTTTGGGTCACTAGACGATAGACTGGAGCCCGGTAGAAACTCTTACACGACCCAATATTTAGTCATGTCTGGGTCACTATACGATGATCTCACCAATAAGAGACTTCACTTTCACTTTAAAAGCAGCGGAAAAATCCTACTTGACAAGGCTCACTTTCACTTTACATTATTGTGGCCCGCTAGAAACTCTTTCATGACCCAGTACTGGGTCACGACTGGGTCACTAGGCGGTAAACTCACCAATGAGAGACTAACTTCACTTTCACATACACCTTTACTTTATGTTCTTGTGGCCCGGAAGAATCTCTTTCACGATCAGTACTGGGTTACTAATGGGTCATTAGTCGATAGACTCACCGATCAGAGACTAACTTTACTTTCAGTTTCACTTTAAGTTCTTGTGGCCCGGTTTAAGCTTTTTCACGATCGATACTGGGTCACTAATGGGTCATTAGCCGATAAACTCACTGATCAGAGACTAACTTCACTTTCACTTTTTGTTCTTGTGGCCCAGTAGAAACGCTTTCATGACCCGATACTTGGTCTCGTCTTGATCACTACACGTTCTTTTGGCACGGTAGAATCTCTTTCACGACCGCTACTGGGTCACTAATGGGTCATTAGCCGATAAACTGACTGATTAGAGACTAACTTCACTTTCAGTTTCCCTTTAAGTTCTTGCGGCCCGATGGAAACTGTTTTCCAACCCGCACTCATTGtagaaacgtagccccgcagacgtttctgcggGCCGCGAGATACGTCCAGGGAGGTAcatattcgagcagtttttgttttggcaaatcagtgagaggccgctgtgcgtgctttttcgcgtctcgggcgcctctcgggagcgcgcgccgttcgtgACTGCGCTGttcgcgcctgcgctgttctcgcgtgaaaagccgccAGAGGGCGCTGTGGAGCGACTGTCCGTCCGACTGGCTGAACGATCGAccgggcggccggccaatcggccgacccggccgccctcctcttcctcctcctccttccctaaacccaagcgacggtttgcaaaagccgtccagaaaaaaaaaaaaaagcaaaagccctcgtctttgatttcgaccgcgttttcggatctcgccgcgtcctcgcccttattttttggattctgtttttcttcttacctgatttctggaaccgctgttccccagactcgatcccggtcgtccccacggccggctcctcctcctctgggcctcctctccgccgacgtaacgctgcgagctaagcggacaaactggtttcatcgggaaagccctccactaggaggcgagccgtcggccggcaagcgcaaagaggaggagcggagcggcgccacaccgccccgcagtgtTCGCTCgagaaaaactaaactaaaatcgCGGCCTCCAGAGACGTCCGCGGGGCtgtgtttccagaatgagcttgtgtTGCTGTTTTCACATGTTACTGGGTCATGTCTGGGTCACTAGACGATAGACTCACTCATCAGAGACTAACTTCACTTTCACTTCATGTTCTTGGGGCCCGGTAGAAACTCTTACATGACCCAATATTTAGTCATGTGTGGGTCACTATACGATGATCTCACCAATAAGAgacttcactttcactttcactttacaATCTTGCGACCCGGTAGAAACTTTTTCATGACCCGCTACTGGGTCGGGACAGGGTCATCAGACTCACCAATGAGAGGAACACTCTCAGAGGGAGGCATGCTCTCCGCCACCATCATCTGGAACACAGTCAGCGCCAGCAGCACGGTGACCCCCAGCGAGACCTTCTCCCCGGAGTCTGCGGGCAGGTAGAAGCTGAGCGGCGCCAGGAAGGAGATGAGGAAGCAGGGCAGCAGCAGGTTGATGATGTAGAAGGAGCTGCGGCGCTGCAGCAGCACAGTGTAGGTGATGTCGGGGTACGGGTCCGAGCAGCAGCCGTACATGATCACGTTTTTGGTAGCCGGCATCCCGTGGCATTCCCACTCCACGTTCTCCACGAAGTCCGAGAGGTCGCCGCTGACACTGCCCATTGCGATGTCCACCTGAAGCAGAG is from Danio rerio strain Tuebingen ecotype United States chromosome 14, GRCz12tu, whole genome shotgun sequence and encodes:
- the LOC798522 gene encoding neuronal acetylcholine receptor subunit alpha-9-II isoform X2, producing MGSVSGDLSDFVENVEWECHGMPATKNVIMYGCCSDPYPDITYTVLLQRRSSFYIINLLLPCFLISFLAPLSFYLPADSGEKVSLGVTVLLALTVFQMMVAESMPPSESVPLIAKYYIATMTMITASTALTIFIMNIHFCGAEAKPVPYWAKVLIIDYMSKIFFVYEVGESCASPFGQAEESESFHSQNHHRKHKLHHPKGKISGSPPPCCPEDHKSPFVLGCESCVYCGFRSGNLACDTKLLRNVEYIANCFREQKTTALKVAEWKKVAKVMDRFFMWIFFIMVFLMSILIIGKAPTTNNDI